One Gemmatimonadota bacterium genomic window carries:
- a CDS encoding DUF4160 domain-containing protein produces the protein MPTIDRGEGYRVVIRTREPARHPPHVHVMLSGGQAAASVALGDEEDGPYLLAFSTKMKPRDRRRALELVRKKRAAYRKKWEEYHAPKEGKRK, from the coding sequence ATGCCGACCATCGACCGTGGGGAGGGGTATCGTGTGGTCATCCGAACGAGGGAGCCGGCACGCCACCCACCACATGTACACGTCATGCTGAGCGGCGGCCAAGCTGCCGCTTCGGTTGCGCTGGGCGATGAAGAGGATGGGCCGTACCTTCTTGCCTTCAGCACCAAGATGAAACCGAGGGATCGCCGGCGTGCGCTGGAGCTCGTGCGAAAGAAGCGCGCCGCATACCGGAAGAAATGGGAGGAGTACCATGCGCCGAAAGAAGGCAAGAGGAAGTGA